In Alteromonas naphthalenivorans, one DNA window encodes the following:
- a CDS encoding Ig-like domain-containing protein, whose amino-acid sequence MNNALLRGLVLVGALSALTGCFDNDDDKPEVNVAPVAEDAMFTTQADIAFTEMLSASDANGDALTYTLATDSANGTTTVTADGDFTYTPNAQFTGTDSFVFSVSDGVADADTGEVTITIEAQQVSFSSYTRDAFNQEATDDPLPINGRAFTQDAEQSSFDDLLPQQ is encoded by the coding sequence ATGAACAACGCTCTTTTAAGAGGCTTAGTTTTGGTAGGCGCACTCAGTGCGCTTACTGGATGCTTTGACAATGACGATGATAAGCCAGAAGTAAACGTGGCACCGGTAGCTGAAGATGCCATGTTTACTACCCAGGCTGATATTGCGTTCACCGAAATGCTCAGTGCAAGTGATGCTAATGGCGATGCTTTAACTTATACGCTAGCCACAGACAGCGCAAACGGAACCACAACGGTAACAGCAGACGGTGATTTTACTTATACGCCGAATGCGCAGTTTACCGGAACTGATTCTTTTGTTTTCAGCGTATCTGACGGCGTAGCCGATGCTGACACGGGCGAAGTGACTATCACCATTGAAGCGCAGCAAGTCTCGTTTTCAAGCTATACACGAGATGCATTTAATCAAGAAGCGACTGATGACCCACTTCCTATTAACGGAAGAGCGTTCACTCAGGATGCTGAGCAAAGCAGTTTTGATGACTTACTACCTCAGCAATAA
- a CDS encoding DUF4331 domain-containing protein: MISIKRSVVAVSCALIAAGAVASSHREAPNITRHPALDSTDFYAFNSYEEGREGYVTFIANYIPLQDAYGGPNYFAMDPNAQYTIHIDSDGDAVEDISFVFEFQSMLAAENEGIALPIGAAGEEKMVKVPLKNIGPVSADDQSAANFSEMYSLTMVSGDMQSGERTTLTPSAGDMFTKPLDYIGNKTFTSEAEYARYAESFIYSFSIPGCDDMAKVFVGQRKDPFVVNLGKTFDLVNYVPVEGDSSPGAGDGDGFPGGITQSDDNDDLADKNVTSISVEVPSACVTGDGNGVVGSWTTASLPQARILNPDATFDSPEVNGGAMTQVSRLGSPLVNELVIGIGDKDTFSSAHPSDDGQFADYVTHPALPELLNILFKDAVNTTLGTSIETLAPTNFPRNDLVAAFLTGFPGVNQQATVTASEMLRLNTGIPATPAADQSAFGVAGDDLAGFPNGRRPGDDVVDIALRVVMGRLCYPIPVNGEDTALGLCTEEDASVGNVPFTDGAPIDASMTDASFPYLKTPIAGSE; this comes from the coding sequence ATGATTTCGATTAAACGTTCAGTAGTTGCAGTTTCTTGCGCACTTATTGCCGCAGGCGCAGTGGCTTCAAGTCACCGAGAAGCGCCTAACATTACACGTCATCCAGCTTTAGACAGTACCGACTTTTACGCATTTAATAGCTACGAAGAAGGGCGTGAGGGCTACGTTACTTTCATCGCAAATTACATTCCACTGCAAGATGCCTATGGCGGCCCTAATTATTTCGCCATGGATCCAAACGCGCAATATACTATTCATATCGACAGCGATGGCGATGCAGTTGAAGACATTAGTTTCGTTTTTGAGTTTCAATCTATGCTTGCCGCTGAAAACGAAGGCATTGCATTACCTATTGGCGCAGCCGGCGAAGAAAAAATGGTGAAAGTGCCATTAAAGAACATTGGCCCTGTTAGTGCTGACGATCAAAGTGCAGCCAACTTCTCAGAAATGTATAGCTTAACAATGGTATCGGGCGACATGCAAAGCGGCGAGCGTACTACGCTGACGCCAAGTGCAGGTGATATGTTTACCAAACCACTTGATTACATTGGTAATAAAACCTTTACCAGCGAAGCAGAATACGCACGTTATGCTGAAAGTTTTATTTATTCGTTTTCAATACCAGGCTGTGACGACATGGCAAAGGTATTTGTAGGCCAACGTAAAGACCCGTTTGTAGTAAACCTAGGTAAAACCTTCGACTTGGTGAATTATGTGCCCGTTGAAGGCGACAGCTCACCCGGCGCTGGAGACGGCGATGGCTTCCCAGGCGGCATTACGCAAAGTGATGACAACGATGACTTGGCAGATAAAAATGTGACTTCGATTTCTGTAGAAGTACCATCAGCGTGTGTTACGGGCGACGGTAATGGCGTAGTGGGCAGTTGGACAACAGCCAGCCTTCCACAAGCACGTATCCTAAACCCTGATGCTACCTTTGATTCGCCAGAAGTTAATGGCGGTGCAATGACGCAAGTATCTCGTTTAGGTAGCCCATTAGTTAACGAACTGGTTATCGGTATTGGCGATAAAGATACCTTCTCTAGTGCCCACCCAAGTGATGACGGCCAGTTCGCTGATTATGTTACTCACCCTGCACTACCAGAATTACTAAACATCTTGTTTAAAGATGCAGTAAACACAACGTTAGGCACATCAATAGAAACGTTAGCGCCAACTAATTTCCCAAGAAATGATTTAGTTGCTGCGTTCTTAACAGGCTTCCCTGGCGTTAACCAACAGGCAACGGTAACGGCGTCTGAAATGCTTCGCTTAAATACAGGCATTCCAGCAACACCTGCAGCCGACCAATCTGCATTCGGTGTAGCAGGCGACGATTTAGCGGGCTTCCCGAACGGAAGAAGACCTGGCGATGATGTGGTAGATATTGCCCTTCGTGTTGTGATGGGCCGATTATGTTACCCCATTCCAGTGAATGGTGAAGATACTGCTCTTGGGTTATGTACAGAAGAAGATGCCAGTGTAGGTAATGTTCCATTCACTGATGGTGCGCCAATTGATGCAAGCATGACAGATGCGTCGTTCCCTTACCTTAAAACACCTATTGCAGGTTCTGAATAA
- a CDS encoding anti-sigma factor has translation MNYLKEERLNALAAEYVVGTLRGKARLRYQKLLMQYQIVGETTAKWEEYLVGFSDGITPVEPPHAVWEQIQHRLDHGNSTKPVSNVVEFEQAKQARWRYLSFLSTAAAMIFAVLLVVMMPVADEEISHVAVFNNADNAPLWVIEISESTMDVKVTSAFAATTDKDYELWMVPENGEAPISLGLLPESGFEHFATNAILLNGSIAALAVSLEAPGGSKTGAPTEVLYIAPLVSV, from the coding sequence ATGAATTATTTGAAAGAAGAACGGTTAAACGCACTCGCGGCCGAGTATGTGGTGGGTACCTTGCGTGGCAAAGCACGTCTGCGCTATCAAAAATTATTGATGCAGTACCAAATCGTAGGTGAAACTACCGCCAAATGGGAAGAATACTTGGTAGGCTTTTCTGACGGTATTACCCCTGTAGAGCCTCCCCATGCGGTGTGGGAACAAATTCAGCATCGTCTTGATCATGGCAATTCAACAAAACCAGTGTCGAACGTTGTTGAATTTGAACAAGCAAAGCAGGCTAGATGGCGTTATCTCTCCTTTCTGTCTACCGCTGCTGCAATGATATTTGCGGTACTTCTCGTCGTGATGATGCCAGTAGCCGACGAAGAAATTTCACATGTTGCGGTGTTTAATAACGCCGACAATGCGCCGTTATGGGTAATAGAGATTTCTGAATCCACTATGGATGTAAAAGTGACCAGTGCATTTGCTGCTACGACCGATAAAGACTACGAGCTATGGATGGTACCTGAAAATGGAGAAGCGCCTATTTCATTGGGCTTGTTGCCTGAATCGGGCTTTGAGCACTTTGCTACTAATGCCATATTACTCAACGGTAGCATCGCGGCACTAGCCGTAAGCTTAGAAGCGCCAGGCGGCTCAAAAACCGGCGCACCTACTGAAGTGTTATATATAGCGCCGCTGGTTTCTGTGTAA